The following are encoded in a window of Sandaracinaceae bacterium genomic DNA:
- a CDS encoding fasciclin domain-containing protein — MLTQALKVGLLLTIALAVGCGDSNGTPNTDAGQTGTIVDVAVGNDDFSILVAALTRAELVTTLQSAGPFTVFAPTNAAFAASDITLDDVETMDVDALTQILLYHVISGASVGSGAVTAGPVDSAAEDTTGTWNLSLILGTTGGVTLNGGNAQTGGANVVTADVAASNGVIHIIDRVLLPPTITDMTAYAGLTDLRQAVVDADLATTLSGAGPFTVFAPTNAAFPDGGARPTGDALSNILLYHVVAAGVPSGSVPARANAVAENEAGNNMTLLFDTTSGVAVNGIDVILADVGCTNGVVHVIDGVLLPPTVIDMAGIAGLTSLAAAIGRADMSGAGIATLLSGDAPGAATGFTVFAPTNAAFTAIQATVDGLTNAQVAQVLQYHVLDPATFTAPVLSTGLATGNVATALGQNAAVDISVSPPTIDGAAVVPTLLDIHVSNGVVHVLSGVMVPTL, encoded by the coding sequence ATGTTGACACAAGCTCTCAAGGTTGGTCTGCTGCTCACCATCGCGCTCGCGGTCGGTTGCGGCGACAGTAACGGCACCCCGAACACGGACGCCGGGCAGACGGGCACCATCGTGGACGTCGCCGTCGGCAACGACGACTTCAGCATCCTGGTGGCGGCGCTCACCCGCGCCGAGCTGGTGACCACGCTGCAGTCGGCCGGGCCCTTCACCGTGTTCGCGCCCACCAACGCGGCCTTCGCGGCGTCCGACATCACCCTCGACGACGTCGAGACCATGGACGTGGACGCCCTCACCCAGATCCTGCTCTACCACGTCATCTCCGGTGCCTCGGTGGGCAGCGGCGCCGTGACGGCCGGCCCGGTGGACTCCGCCGCCGAGGACACCACGGGCACCTGGAACCTGTCGCTGATCCTGGGCACCACCGGGGGCGTCACGCTCAACGGCGGCAACGCGCAGACCGGCGGGGCCAACGTGGTCACCGCTGACGTGGCCGCCTCCAACGGCGTCATCCACATCATCGACCGCGTGCTGCTGCCGCCCACCATCACCGACATGACGGCGTACGCCGGGCTCACCGATCTGCGCCAGGCGGTCGTCGATGCCGACCTCGCCACCACGCTCTCGGGCGCGGGTCCCTTCACCGTGTTCGCGCCCACCAACGCGGCCTTCCCCGACGGCGGCGCGCGCCCCACGGGCGACGCCCTCTCGAACATCCTGCTGTACCACGTGGTCGCGGCCGGCGTGCCCAGCGGCTCCGTGCCCGCCCGCGCGAACGCCGTGGCCGAGAACGAGGCCGGCAACAACATGACGCTGCTCTTCGACACCACCTCGGGCGTGGCCGTCAACGGCATCGACGTCATCCTGGCGGACGTGGGCTGCACCAACGGCGTGGTGCACGTCATCGACGGCGTGCTGCTGCCGCCCACCGTCATCGACATGGCCGGCATCGCCGGGCTCACGTCGCTGGCCGCCGCCATCGGTCGCGCCGACATGTCGGGCGCGGGCATCGCCACGCTGCTCTCGGGTGACGCGCCGGGTGCCGCCACCGGCTTCACGGTCTTCGCGCCCACCAACGCGGCCTTCACCGCCATCCAGGCCACGGTCGACGGCCTGACCAACGCGCAGGTCGCCCAGGTGCTCCAGTACCACGTGCTCGATCCCGCCACGTTCACGGCCCCGGTGCTCTCCACGGGCCTCGCGACGGGTAATGTGGCCACCGCCCTCGGCCAGAACGCGGCCGTGGACATCTCGGTCAGCCCGCCCACCATCGACGGTGCGGCCGTGGTCCCGACGCTGCTGGACATCCA
- a CDS encoding MerR family transcriptional regulator, translating to MPHSRSAPVYPMRVVSRRTGLSADLIRAWEKRYQAITPDRTDGNARRYSHAEIQRLELLRDVVALGHTISDVAALPNETLAALLSEEAPSAQDTATEETLAAYVAAIEAWDLRESQSILSRAASLRPPDALALEVLSPILRAVGDGWEQGRLSVTQEHAASAQVRGLLATLLQTIAVDRGAPKLLVAAPEGHEHELGGLMAAVLGAQVGVAPVYLGGNVPLHELESTLQRTGAEVVLLAVSRAIDGAEVTRLRAAVEVLTRHASVWVGCPPGHALETLTELARVRVLTSLPAFQTAALHLARRP from the coding sequence GTGCCCCACTCCCGCTCCGCCCCCGTCTATCCCATGCGTGTGGTCTCCCGCCGGACCGGCTTGAGCGCCGACCTGATTCGAGCGTGGGAGAAGCGCTATCAAGCCATCACGCCGGACCGCACCGACGGCAACGCGCGGCGCTACTCGCACGCCGAGATCCAGCGTCTGGAGCTGCTGCGCGACGTGGTGGCCCTCGGCCACACCATCAGCGACGTGGCCGCGCTGCCCAACGAGACCCTCGCCGCGCTCCTGTCGGAGGAGGCGCCCAGCGCGCAGGACACCGCCACCGAGGAGACGCTGGCGGCCTACGTGGCGGCCATCGAGGCGTGGGATCTGCGCGAGTCGCAGTCCATCTTGTCGCGGGCGGCATCGCTCCGCCCCCCCGACGCGCTGGCCCTCGAGGTGCTGTCCCCCATCTTGCGGGCGGTGGGCGACGGATGGGAGCAAGGGCGCCTGAGCGTCACGCAAGAGCACGCCGCCAGCGCCCAGGTGCGCGGCCTACTCGCCACCCTGCTGCAGACCATCGCGGTGGACCGCGGGGCGCCGAAGCTGTTGGTGGCGGCCCCCGAAGGACACGAGCACGAGCTGGGCGGCCTGATGGCGGCCGTGCTCGGCGCCCAAGTGGGCGTGGCCCCGGTCTACTTGGGCGGCAACGTCCCGCTCCACGAGCTGGAGTCCACCCTGCAGCGCACTGGCGCCGAGGTGGTGCTGCTGGCCGTCTCGCGCGCCATCGACGGCGCCGAGGTCACGCGCCTGCGCGCCGCGGTGGAGGTGCTCACGCGCCACGCGAGCGTGTGGGTCGGCTGCCCGCCAGGGCACGCGCTCGAGACGCTCACGGAGCTCGCGCGGGTGCGGGTGCTCACGTCGCTGCCGGCGTTCCAGACGGCGGCGCTGCACCTGGCGCGGCGGCCGTAG